One window of Microbacterium sp. 1S1 genomic DNA carries:
- the typA gene encoding translational GTPase TypA has translation MAHALRSDLRNVAIVAHVDHGKTTLVDAMLRQTGSFGEHSHVEERAMDSNDLEREKGITILAKNTAITYKGKHAGGKEITINVIDTPGHADFGGEVERGLSMVDGVVLLVDASEGPLPQTRFVLRKALEAKLPVILLVNKTDRPDARIAEVEEEAHDLLLGLASDLVDDVPDLDVDALLDVPVVYASGRAGAASQNRPADGSLPDNDDLEPLFEAILEHVPAPAYDDEAPLQAWVTNLDSSPFLGRLALLRVFNGTLKKGQTVAWVRSDGTTSNARITELLKTRALERYPAESAGPGDIVAIAGFEDITIGETIADPEDIRPLPAITVDDPAISMTIGTNTSPLMGKVKGHKLTARMVKDRLDRELIGNVSLKVVDIGRPDAWEVQGRGELALAILVENMRREGFELTVGKPQVVTKKIDGKVYEPFEHLTIDTPEEHLGAITQLLANRKGRMENMTNHGTGWVRMEFVVPSRGLIGFRSEFLTTTRGTGIANAISHGYEPWAGQITTRQNGSIVADRSGVVTPFAMIALQERMSFFVQPTEEVYEGMVIGENSRADDMDVNITKEKKLTNMRSSTADNFESMTPPRILTLEESLEFARDDECVEVTPEKVRIRKVILDQTIRGREASRLKRQDANA, from the coding sequence ATGGCGCACGCCCTCCGCTCTGACCTCCGCAACGTCGCAATCGTCGCCCACGTCGACCACGGCAAGACCACTCTTGTCGACGCGATGCTCCGCCAGACGGGCTCCTTCGGCGAACACTCGCACGTCGAAGAGCGCGCGATGGACTCGAACGACCTCGAGCGCGAGAAGGGCATCACAATCCTCGCCAAGAACACGGCGATCACCTACAAGGGCAAGCACGCCGGCGGCAAGGAGATCACGATCAACGTGATCGACACCCCCGGCCACGCCGACTTCGGCGGCGAGGTCGAGCGCGGCCTGTCGATGGTCGACGGCGTGGTGCTGCTCGTGGACGCGAGCGAGGGCCCGCTGCCGCAGACCCGCTTCGTGCTGCGCAAGGCGCTCGAGGCCAAGCTGCCCGTCATCCTCCTGGTGAACAAGACCGATCGTCCGGACGCCCGGATCGCCGAGGTCGAGGAGGAGGCGCACGACCTCCTGCTGGGTCTGGCCTCCGACCTTGTCGACGACGTGCCCGACCTCGACGTCGACGCACTGCTCGACGTGCCGGTCGTCTACGCCTCCGGTCGTGCCGGAGCCGCGTCGCAGAACCGTCCCGCCGACGGCTCGCTGCCCGACAACGACGACCTCGAGCCGCTGTTCGAGGCCATCCTCGAGCACGTCCCGGCCCCGGCCTACGACGACGAAGCGCCGCTGCAGGCCTGGGTCACGAACCTCGACTCGAGCCCCTTCCTCGGTCGCCTCGCCCTGCTGCGCGTCTTCAACGGCACGCTGAAGAAGGGCCAGACGGTCGCCTGGGTCCGCTCCGACGGCACGACCAGCAACGCGCGCATCACCGAGCTGCTGAAGACCCGCGCCCTGGAGCGCTACCCGGCTGAGTCCGCCGGCCCCGGCGACATCGTCGCGATCGCCGGCTTCGAGGACATCACGATCGGCGAGACCATCGCCGACCCCGAGGACATCCGTCCGCTACCGGCCATCACGGTCGACGACCCCGCGATCTCCATGACGATCGGCACGAACACCTCGCCGCTCATGGGCAAGGTCAAGGGCCACAAGCTCACCGCGCGCATGGTGAAGGACCGCCTCGACCGTGAGCTCATCGGCAACGTGTCGCTCAAGGTCGTCGACATCGGCCGTCCCGACGCCTGGGAGGTGCAGGGCCGCGGTGAGCTGGCTCTCGCCATCCTCGTCGAGAACATGCGCCGCGAGGGCTTCGAGCTCACGGTCGGCAAGCCGCAGGTGGTCACCAAGAAGATCGACGGCAAGGTCTACGAGCCGTTCGAGCACCTGACCATCGACACGCCGGAAGAGCACCTCGGCGCGATCACGCAGCTCCTGGCGAACCGCAAGGGTCGCATGGAGAACATGACCAACCACGGCACCGGTTGGGTGCGCATGGAGTTCGTCGTGCCCTCCCGTGGTCTCATCGGCTTCCGCAGCGAGTTCCTCACGACCACCCGCGGCACGGGCATCGCGAACGCGATCTCGCACGGCTACGAGCCGTGGGCGGGTCAGATCACCACCCGCCAGAACGGCTCGATCGTGGCTGACCGCTCGGGCGTCGTCACCCCCTTCGCGATGATCGCGCTGCAGGAGCGGATGTCGTTCTTCGTGCAGCCGACGGAAGAGGTCTACGAGGGCATGGTCATCGGCGAGAACTCGCGCGCCGACGACATGGACGTGAACATCACCAAGGAGAAGAAGCTCACCAACATGCGCTCCTCCACGGCCGACAACTTCGAGTCGATGACGCCGCCGCGCATCCTCACGTTGGAGGAGAGCCTGGAGTTCGCGCGCGACGACGAATGCGTCGAGGTGACTCCGGAGAAGGTCCGCATCCGCAAGGTGATCCTCGATCAGACCATCCGCGGTCGCGAGGCCTCGCGCCTCAAGCGTCAGGACGCGAACGCCTGA
- the fdxA gene encoding ferredoxin, with product MTYVIALPCVDVKDRACIDECPVDCIYEGERSLYIHPDECVDCGACEPVCPVEAIYYEDDLPDEWQDYYRANVEFFDEIGSPGGAAKVGVYPFDHPIVAALPPQGE from the coding sequence GTGACGTATGTGATCGCCCTCCCGTGCGTCGATGTCAAGGATCGCGCCTGCATCGACGAGTGCCCCGTTGACTGCATCTACGAGGGCGAACGGTCGCTCTACATCCACCCCGACGAATGCGTGGACTGCGGGGCCTGCGAGCCGGTGTGCCCCGTGGAGGCGATCTACTACGAAGACGACCTTCCCGACGAGTGGCAGGACTACTACAGGGCCAACGTCGAGTTCTTCGACGAGATCGGCTCGCCCGGCGGCGCGGCCAAGGTCGGCGTCTATCCGTTCGACCACCCGATCGTCGCCGCCCTCCCGCCGCAGGGCGAGTAG
- a CDS encoding phospholipase, with amino-acid sequence MLQKTRALRRASDAAAARATVTRTPLIALGAATAALVGITLSVGLASAPAAGAERSDAASAITSQNLGTEPLTRIADKAVMTVADGADAVAAAKSLTAEVAKSGLDVSAAAPVDTTALEDDLETLSDRSTLPLVLTTVTAEQAEAEIEKVVAATAQLQQAFTAAQEKKAAEDAARAAEEKAAAAAAALAAANTPDGARATAQRMMADRYGWGGDQFSCLNSLWNKESGWNYQAYNNDGGATGIPQALPGSKMAAAGADWQTNAATQIAWGLQYIADAYGTPCSAWGHSQAMNWY; translated from the coding sequence TTGCTTCAGAAGACCCGTGCGCTTCGGCGCGCCTCCGACGCGGCAGCCGCTCGCGCCACCGTCACCCGTACACCCCTGATCGCCCTGGGCGCCGCCACCGCCGCGCTCGTCGGTATCACCCTCAGCGTCGGCCTCGCCTCCGCGCCGGCCGCCGGCGCCGAGCGATCGGATGCCGCCTCCGCGATCACGAGCCAGAACCTGGGCACGGAGCCCCTCACCCGAATCGCCGACAAGGCCGTCATGACGGTCGCGGATGGAGCAGACGCGGTCGCCGCCGCCAAGAGCCTGACCGCGGAGGTGGCGAAGTCGGGCCTCGATGTGAGCGCTGCCGCGCCTGTCGACACGACGGCGCTCGAAGACGACCTGGAGACGCTCTCCGACCGGTCGACGCTTCCGCTGGTCCTCACCACCGTGACCGCCGAGCAGGCCGAGGCGGAGATCGAGAAGGTCGTGGCCGCCACGGCACAGCTTCAGCAGGCCTTCACCGCCGCTCAGGAGAAGAAGGCGGCCGAGGACGCCGCCCGCGCAGCCGAGGAGAAGGCGGCCGCCGCCGCGGCCGCACTCGCCGCCGCGAACACGCCGGACGGGGCCCGTGCCACCGCTCAGCGGATGATGGCGGACCGCTACGGCTGGGGCGGAGACCAGTTCTCCTGCCTGAACTCGTTGTGGAACAAGGAGTCGGGCTGGAACTACCAGGCCTACAACAACGACGGCGGGGCCACCGGCATCCCGCAGGCGCTGCCGGGCAGCAAGATGGCCGCGGCGGGCGCCGACTGGCAGACGAACGCCGCTACCCAGATCGCCTGGGGGCTGCAGTACATCGCCGACGCCTATGGGACACCGTGCAGCGCCTGGGGTCACTCCCAGGCGATGAACTGGTACTGA
- a CDS encoding MFS transporter, whose translation MTRTAPAAAKTSWLPMVSLFLAQVLMSFNVAALPISLGGMVSDFGVPPTVASTTIVMYGLAVAALVMTGAKLGQRVGWVLIFRIVVALFAGSAVMMLLAPTVWWAIAGQAVAGAAAAIIVPSIVALIAENYRGPQQATAIGAIGSARAISGVSAFLIGGTLGTLVGWRPLFILVLAIAVAVFALSFTLRGDRGDAAIRIDLVAALLIGAAIVLLTLGFNNLNSWGALAAGPSAPFSVLGLSPAPVFIVAGIMLGQGFFLWTRRRMAEGKVPLIDLSVLGSSRERAAVYAMFIVVALEACVNFTIPLYIQIVQGRTPFDTSLAMMPFNLTVFITATLVVRFYKRYPPRTIGVFGFILTTAALVWLSIVVTNNWETVPTIAGLIVFGIGQGALVTLVFNVLVTAAPAELAGDVGSLRGTTQNLASAVGTALAGALLVSLLALNVGRAVVEHPELPPSLVSQVDLNEVNFISNDDLRTVLETTDATPEQVDAAVAVNEESRLRTLKLGLLILAAVSALAILPASRLPQYRPHEIPDPSPAGPGE comes from the coding sequence ATGACGCGCACTGCCCCCGCGGCCGCGAAGACGTCCTGGCTGCCGATGGTCAGCCTGTTCCTGGCGCAGGTGCTCATGTCGTTCAACGTCGCGGCGCTGCCGATCTCGCTCGGCGGCATGGTGAGCGACTTCGGAGTGCCGCCGACCGTCGCCAGCACGACGATCGTGATGTACGGTCTCGCGGTCGCGGCGCTCGTCATGACGGGAGCCAAGCTCGGGCAGCGCGTCGGCTGGGTGCTGATCTTCCGCATCGTCGTCGCGCTCTTCGCGGGATCGGCCGTCATGATGCTGCTCGCGCCGACCGTCTGGTGGGCGATAGCCGGGCAGGCCGTGGCGGGCGCGGCGGCGGCGATCATCGTCCCCTCGATCGTGGCCCTCATCGCGGAGAACTACCGGGGGCCGCAGCAGGCCACCGCGATCGGCGCGATCGGCTCGGCGCGTGCGATCTCCGGGGTGAGCGCCTTCCTCATCGGCGGCACGCTGGGCACGCTCGTCGGGTGGCGACCGCTGTTCATCCTCGTCCTGGCGATCGCGGTCGCCGTCTTCGCGCTCAGCTTCACGCTGCGTGGTGATCGCGGTGACGCGGCGATCCGCATCGACCTCGTCGCTGCCCTTCTCATCGGTGCGGCGATCGTACTGCTCACCCTCGGATTCAACAACCTCAACAGCTGGGGAGCGCTCGCGGCGGGGCCGTCCGCGCCGTTCTCCGTCCTGGGGCTCTCGCCGGCGCCGGTCTTCATCGTGGCGGGCATCATGCTGGGTCAGGGGTTCTTCCTGTGGACGCGGCGACGGATGGCCGAGGGCAAGGTGCCGCTGATCGACCTCAGCGTGCTGGGCTCGTCCCGGGAGCGCGCGGCGGTGTACGCGATGTTCATCGTCGTCGCGCTCGAGGCCTGCGTGAACTTCACGATCCCGCTGTACATCCAGATCGTCCAGGGACGTACCCCGTTCGACACCTCCCTCGCGATGATGCCGTTCAACCTGACGGTGTTCATCACGGCGACGCTCGTCGTGCGGTTCTACAAGCGCTACCCGCCGCGGACGATCGGCGTCTTCGGGTTCATCCTCACCACGGCGGCGCTGGTGTGGCTGTCCATCGTCGTGACGAACAACTGGGAGACCGTGCCGACCATCGCCGGGCTGATCGTGTTCGGCATCGGTCAGGGCGCCCTCGTCACCCTGGTGTTCAACGTGCTGGTGACCGCGGCCCCCGCCGAGCTCGCGGGCGACGTCGGGTCCCTGCGCGGCACCACGCAGAACCTCGCCTCGGCCGTCGGGACGGCGCTCGCCGGAGCGCTGCTGGTCTCGCTGCTCGCCCTCAACGTGGGACGGGCGGTCGTGGAGCACCCTGAACTGCCGCCGTCGCTGGTGTCGCAGGTCGACCTGAACGAGGTGAACTTCATCAGCAATGACGACCTCCGCACGGTGCTGGAGACCACGGACGCGACGCCGGAGCAGGTCGACGCCGCGGTCGCTGTGAACGAGGAGTCGCGGCTGCGCACGCTCAAGCTCGGCCTCCTGATCCTCGCCGCGGTGAGCGCCCTCGCCATCCTCCCCGCGTCGCGCCTGCCGCAGTATCGTCCGCACGAGATCCCCGACCCGTCGCCGGCGGGACCGGGGGAGTGA
- a CDS encoding PH domain-containing protein, giving the protein MSPAHPEGARTFRAPSGTVVFVLSILLVLFLLGDTVVNGSIVQALLVAPWLLLGLWIVYETAFVSFVRVDQDGAVVQNLLRRTTVGWAHVQDIDMRWQLEFTLDDGRTVSCWGGPAKARPPRPSREEDAEAKVPSALRVLTSIRDLWSAAPPTANAPIRRSWDGPALIALAVIVLWAVAALVVVNLG; this is encoded by the coding sequence GTGTCTCCCGCACACCCCGAGGGCGCACGGACCTTCCGTGCGCCCTCGGGCACCGTCGTCTTCGTGCTCAGCATCCTGCTCGTGCTGTTCCTGCTGGGCGACACCGTCGTCAACGGCAGCATCGTGCAGGCGCTGCTCGTGGCGCCCTGGCTGCTGCTCGGCCTGTGGATCGTGTACGAGACGGCCTTCGTCTCCTTCGTCCGCGTGGATCAGGACGGGGCTGTGGTGCAGAACCTGCTGCGGCGCACGACCGTCGGCTGGGCGCATGTGCAGGACATCGACATGCGGTGGCAGCTCGAGTTCACTCTGGATGACGGTCGCACGGTGAGCTGCTGGGGTGGGCCGGCCAAGGCGCGTCCGCCTCGTCCCTCCCGCGAGGAAGACGCCGAGGCGAAGGTGCCCTCGGCGTTGCGGGTGCTCACGAGCATCCGCGACCTGTGGAGCGCGGCACCCCCGACGGCGAACGCCCCGATCCGACGGAGCTGGGACGGCCCGGCCCTCATCGCCCTCGCCGTCATCGTGCTGTGGGCCGTCGCGGCGCTCGTCGTCGTCAACCTCGGCTGA
- the dapC gene encoding succinyldiaminopimelate transaminase — MSVRDLADYPWDAVVPYRERAARHPDGLVDLSVGSPVDPTPEVIRTALAQATDAHAYPQTVGTPALREAIVDWYARRRGVPDLRVDNVLPTIGSKELVALLPTLLGLGPGDIVVHPRVAYPTYEVGARVAGATPVASDDPAEWPEGAKLIWINTPGNPDGRTWTVDELAVAVGRARELGAVLASDECYAELGWDGPWAEESIPSVLDPRVTGGTRANLLSVYSLSKQSNLAGYRAAFVAGCARIVGDLLTARKHLGLMPPAPVQHAMVVALGDEAHVVAQKELYRERRALLLPAVEAAGFRIDGSQAGLYLWATEDRDAWESMARLADLGILAGPGHFYGASSPAHVRLSLTAPTDRVAEAARRLRAGNL; from the coding sequence GTGAGCGTCCGCGACCTCGCCGACTATCCCTGGGATGCCGTGGTCCCGTACCGCGAGCGCGCCGCCCGGCACCCGGATGGTCTCGTCGACCTCTCCGTCGGCTCTCCCGTCGATCCCACGCCGGAGGTCATCCGGACGGCGCTGGCGCAGGCCACCGACGCCCACGCCTACCCGCAGACCGTCGGCACGCCGGCACTCCGCGAGGCGATCGTCGACTGGTACGCCCGACGCCGTGGTGTGCCCGACCTCCGGGTCGACAACGTCCTGCCGACCATCGGGTCAAAGGAACTCGTCGCTCTGCTGCCCACGCTCCTCGGCCTCGGGCCGGGAGATATCGTCGTGCACCCCCGGGTCGCCTACCCGACGTACGAGGTCGGTGCGCGGGTCGCGGGAGCGACGCCCGTCGCGTCCGACGACCCGGCGGAATGGCCGGAGGGCGCCAAGCTCATCTGGATCAACACCCCGGGCAACCCCGACGGCCGTACGTGGACCGTCGACGAGCTGGCCGTAGCCGTGGGGCGGGCGCGGGAGCTGGGCGCGGTGCTGGCCAGCGACGAGTGCTATGCCGAGCTGGGCTGGGACGGTCCATGGGCGGAGGAGTCGATCCCGTCGGTCCTCGACCCGCGGGTGACCGGCGGAACGCGGGCGAACCTGCTCAGCGTGTACTCGCTGAGCAAGCAGTCCAACCTCGCCGGATACCGGGCGGCGTTCGTGGCGGGCTGCGCGAGGATCGTCGGCGACCTCCTCACCGCGCGAAAGCACCTCGGGCTCATGCCCCCCGCACCCGTGCAGCACGCCATGGTCGTCGCCCTCGGGGATGAGGCGCACGTGGTGGCGCAGAAGGAGCTCTACCGCGAGCGACGGGCCCTGCTGCTGCCCGCCGTCGAGGCCGCAGGCTTCCGGATCGACGGCTCGCAGGCCGGGCTCTACCTCTGGGCGACGGAAGACCGCGACGCCTGGGAATCGATGGCGCGTCTCGCCGATCTCGGGATCCTCGCCGGTCCCGGGCATTTCTACGGCGCATCCTCGCCCGCGCACGTGCGGCTGTCCTTGACGGCGCCGACGGACCGCGTTGCCGAGGCCGCTCGCCGTCTCCGTGCAGGGAATCTGTAG
- a CDS encoding AzlC family ABC transporter permease — protein sequence MTAEREVWREALGVVLATSAYGVSFGALAVAAGLDVWQTCVLSLLMFTGGSQFAFVGVFAAGGLAALPSAIASAALLGVRNVAYGMRMSPLIGGGPARRAAAAHFTIDESTAVAIAQDDPRLRRVGFWVTGIGIFLGWNLTTLVGALVGDVLGDPKTWGLDAAAAAAFLALLWPRLRQRQAVAVGIAAAVVAAALTPFLMPGLPVLVAALVAIVVGWFNWWGTSRPKTAGVGERPA from the coding sequence GTGACCGCTGAGCGTGAAGTCTGGCGCGAGGCGCTCGGAGTCGTGCTCGCCACCAGCGCCTATGGCGTGTCCTTCGGTGCGCTCGCCGTCGCCGCCGGACTCGATGTCTGGCAGACGTGTGTGCTCAGCCTGCTGATGTTCACCGGGGGATCGCAGTTCGCTTTCGTCGGGGTGTTCGCCGCGGGTGGCCTCGCCGCGCTGCCCTCGGCGATCGCGTCGGCCGCGCTTCTGGGGGTGCGCAACGTCGCCTATGGCATGCGCATGTCCCCGCTGATCGGCGGCGGGCCGGCGCGACGAGCCGCCGCCGCTCACTTCACGATCGACGAGTCCACCGCTGTGGCCATCGCGCAGGACGACCCACGGCTCCGCCGAGTGGGATTCTGGGTGACGGGCATCGGGATCTTCCTCGGCTGGAACCTCACGACGCTCGTCGGTGCGCTCGTCGGCGACGTGCTCGGCGATCCGAAGACCTGGGGTCTGGATGCGGCGGCGGCTGCGGCCTTCCTCGCGCTGCTGTGGCCCCGGCTGCGGCAGCGGCAGGCGGTGGCCGTGGGAATCGCAGCCGCGGTGGTCGCGGCCGCCCTCACACCGTTCCTCATGCCAGGTCTCCCCGTGCTCGTCGCGGCGCTCGTCGCGATCGTGGTGGGCTGGTTCAACTGGTGGGGGACGTCGCGACCGAAGACCGCCGGCGTAGGGGAGAGGCCCGCATGA
- a CDS encoding helix-turn-helix domain-containing protein, translating to MEDLRTRIARTLRREREAANLSVSELARRAGISKATVSQLESGAGNPSVETLWALGVALGVPFAVLVDQQANAPTLIRADDLAGVPSSAAAYSATLLSASPPGARRDIYLIKAEPGDSRRSDPHHAGTIEHVILIAGRARVGPPDEAVVLNPGDYLTYAGDAAHVFEATAPGTSAVLISELR from the coding sequence ATGGAGGATCTCCGCACACGCATCGCCCGCACGCTCCGCCGAGAGCGGGAAGCGGCGAACCTGTCCGTCTCCGAACTCGCGAGAAGAGCGGGCATCTCCAAGGCCACCGTCTCCCAGCTCGAGAGCGGCGCCGGGAATCCGAGCGTGGAGACGCTGTGGGCGCTGGGCGTCGCGCTCGGCGTGCCCTTCGCCGTGCTCGTCGACCAACAGGCCAACGCCCCGACGCTGATCCGCGCCGACGACCTCGCGGGGGTGCCGTCCTCCGCCGCCGCGTACAGCGCCACGCTCCTCTCCGCGAGTCCTCCGGGTGCCCGCCGCGACATCTACCTCATTAAGGCGGAACCAGGGGACTCCCGCCGGTCCGACCCCCACCACGCGGGCACCATCGAGCACGTGATCCTCATCGCCGGACGGGCACGGGTCGGCCCGCCCGACGAGGCGGTGGTGCTGAACCCCGGCGACTATCTGACGTACGCGGGAGACGCGGCGCACGTGTTCGAGGCGACCGCGCCCGGCACGAGCGCCGTCCTCATCTCCGAACTGCGCTGA
- the glsA gene encoding glutaminase A — protein sequence MLDPAVWLDVPQEVSTGSLPGWGRVDELVREAHARYAGEVSGRVADYIPVLAAVDPELFGLAVIEVGGGIHDAGDALHPFTIQSISKMFVYALAIQEHGHERVREIVGVNNTGLAFNSVVALELNDGHPRNPMVNAGAIATTALMPGATAVEQWERVREGLSAFAGRPLSLDGEVYASEAGSNERNRALGWLLRSYGRLAGDPDEIVDVYTRQCALSVTAHDLAVMGATLADGGVNPVSGERVVSADVCRDTLSVVAASGLYERSGDWLFEIGLPAKSGVAGGIVAVSPGKGAVAGFSPRLDEAGNSIRSQMAIGHLSRSLGLNLFASAPAREHNGEADVSPSTEGEPS from the coding sequence GTGCTCGATCCCGCCGTCTGGCTCGACGTTCCACAGGAGGTCTCGACCGGGTCCCTGCCCGGGTGGGGGCGCGTCGATGAGCTGGTCCGCGAGGCGCACGCCCGGTATGCGGGCGAGGTCTCCGGGCGGGTGGCGGACTACATCCCGGTCCTCGCCGCTGTCGATCCGGAGCTGTTCGGCCTCGCGGTGATCGAGGTGGGCGGCGGTATCCATGACGCCGGGGACGCGCTGCACCCCTTCACCATCCAGTCGATCTCGAAGATGTTCGTCTACGCGCTGGCGATCCAGGAGCACGGCCACGAGAGGGTCCGCGAGATCGTGGGGGTCAACAACACCGGGCTCGCCTTCAACTCGGTCGTGGCACTGGAGCTCAACGACGGGCATCCGCGCAACCCGATGGTCAACGCCGGGGCGATCGCGACCACGGCGCTGATGCCCGGCGCCACCGCGGTGGAGCAGTGGGAGCGCGTCCGCGAGGGGCTGTCCGCATTCGCCGGACGACCGCTGAGCCTGGACGGCGAGGTCTACGCGTCCGAAGCGGGGTCGAACGAGCGCAACCGTGCCCTGGGCTGGCTGCTACGCAGCTACGGGCGCCTCGCCGGCGACCCGGACGAGATCGTCGACGTCTACACCCGCCAGTGTGCGCTGTCCGTGACCGCGCACGATCTCGCCGTCATGGGAGCCACGCTCGCCGACGGCGGAGTGAACCCGGTGAGCGGCGAGAGAGTGGTCTCCGCGGACGTCTGTCGCGACACGCTGTCCGTCGTCGCGGCGAGCGGGCTGTACGAGCGGTCGGGCGACTGGCTGTTCGAGATCGGTCTGCCCGCGAAGTCCGGGGTCGCCGGCGGGATCGTCGCCGTCTCTCCGGGCAAGGGCGCCGTCGCGGGGTTCTCGCCCCGGCTGGACGAGGCGGGCAACTCGATCCGGTCGCAGATGGCGATCGGTCACCTGTCGCGGTCGCTGGGGCTGAACCTGTTCGCCTCCGCGCCCGCCCGCGAGCACAACGGCGAGGCGGACGTATCGCCGTCGACGGAAGGAGAACCTTCATGA
- a CDS encoding CPBP family intramembrane glutamic endopeptidase translates to MTLPDPTPPAQKSTTASPRRDEKREGRGRLWWEIGIVLALGLGQSAIYAIVQLAYRLTDDTPLADQTATLNPSRSDREVFDLIYQVLSIGFALVPVLLVCFLLWQRRRPHLERLGLDGTRVAGDVGRGVLLVLAIGVPGLVLYLGGRALGLFVAVNPAGLDAHWWTVPILLLAAARASLQEEFVVLGYLFARLRQLGWSPWTIIVSTSVLRATYHLYQGPGAFIGNLAMGLLFGWLYHRSGRLLPFLVAHFLIDAAAFVGYPWAAATWPALFGLPG, encoded by the coding sequence GTGACCCTCCCCGACCCGACTCCCCCGGCGCAGAAGTCCACGACCGCGTCCCCCCGGAGAGACGAGAAGCGCGAAGGACGGGGCCGTCTGTGGTGGGAGATCGGAATCGTGCTCGCGCTGGGTCTGGGCCAGTCCGCGATCTACGCGATCGTACAGCTCGCCTACCGGCTGACGGACGACACTCCTCTCGCCGACCAGACCGCCACGCTCAACCCCTCCCGCAGCGACCGGGAGGTGTTCGACCTCATCTACCAGGTGCTGTCGATCGGGTTCGCCCTGGTGCCGGTGCTCCTCGTCTGCTTCCTGCTCTGGCAGCGGCGCCGCCCGCACCTCGAGCGCCTCGGCCTCGACGGCACCCGTGTGGCGGGCGACGTCGGCCGCGGCGTGCTCCTCGTGCTCGCGATCGGCGTGCCGGGACTCGTGCTCTACCTCGGTGGTCGCGCACTGGGGCTGTTCGTGGCCGTGAATCCCGCCGGCCTGGACGCGCACTGGTGGACCGTGCCGATCCTGCTGCTCGCCGCCGCGCGCGCCTCGCTCCAGGAGGAGTTCGTCGTGCTCGGGTACCTGTTCGCACGGCTGCGGCAGCTCGGGTGGTCGCCGTGGACGATCATCGTCTCGACCTCGGTGCTCCGTGCGACGTACCACCTCTATCAGGGGCCCGGCGCCTTCATCGGCAACCTCGCGATGGGGCTGCTGTTCGGGTGGCTCTACCACCGCAGCGGCCGGCTGCTGCCGTTCCTGGTGGCGCACTTCCTCATCGACGCCGCAGCGTTCGTCGGCTACCCCTGGGCCGCGGCCACCTGGCCCGCCCTGTTCGGTCTCCCCGGCTGA
- a CDS encoding histidinol dehydrogenase, with amino-acid sequence MRVKWVSRGLSWVAAALVGGVYGVAGTIAHSVMWGPIPIGLIVAAVACAAILIAVRALTHDRGAAVAAGLGMLGMLVLISGVGPGGSVVVQDSLAGRIWTYLAAGIVLLVIAWPSFSRPPVRPSVPSSEEPSVHGS; translated from the coding sequence ATGCGCGTGAAGTGGGTGTCGAGGGGGCTGTCGTGGGTGGCCGCGGCGCTGGTGGGCGGCGTCTACGGAGTGGCCGGGACCATCGCGCACAGCGTCATGTGGGGCCCGATCCCGATCGGTCTCATCGTCGCCGCCGTCGCGTGCGCCGCGATCCTCATCGCCGTGCGGGCCCTCACCCACGACCGAGGTGCGGCGGTGGCCGCCGGCCTCGGGATGCTGGGGATGCTCGTGCTGATCTCGGGCGTCGGTCCCGGCGGCTCCGTCGTCGTGCAGGACTCGCTCGCCGGACGCATCTGGACCTACCTCGCGGCCGGGATCGTCCTGCTCGTCATCGCCTGGCCGTCGTTCTCGCGGCCGCCGGTCCGGCCGTCCGTGCCGTCCTCGGAGGAACCGTCGGTCCACGGGTCGTAG
- a CDS encoding AzlD domain-containing protein, translated as MSLWSAILLAALLCLALKAAGYLVPSKVLEAPRPARISDLLTVALLAALVAVQSLGDGQAVTVDARVPALLVAAGLLWMRQSFLVVVASAALVAALLRLFGLAA; from the coding sequence ATGAGTCTCTGGAGCGCCATCCTCCTCGCCGCCCTCCTCTGCCTCGCCCTGAAGGCCGCCGGCTACCTCGTGCCGTCCAAAGTGCTCGAGGCGCCGCGTCCCGCCCGCATCTCCGACCTCCTCACCGTCGCTCTCCTCGCCGCCCTCGTCGCGGTGCAGTCCCTCGGCGACGGGCAGGCCGTCACTGTCGACGCCCGGGTTCCTGCGCTGCTCGTGGCGGCCGGTCTGCTCTGGATGCGCCAGTCCTTCCTCGTCGTCGTCGCGTCCGCGGCGCTGGTCGCCGCCCTCCTCCGGCTGTTCGGTCTCGCTGCCTGA